Proteins encoded together in one Ictidomys tridecemlineatus isolate mIctTri1 chromosome 3, mIctTri1.hap1, whole genome shotgun sequence window:
- the Copz2 gene encoding coatomer subunit zeta-2 isoform X2: MQRPEAWPRPHPGEGAAAAQAGGPTSPAGAGEPSGLRLQEPSLYTIKAVFILDNDGRRLLAKYYDDTFPSMKEQMVFEKNVFNKTSRTESEIAFFGGMTIVYKSSIDLFLYVVGSSHENELMLMSVLTCLFESLSHILSVILESDPQQVIQKVNFRADDSSLTEQSVTQVLQSAKEQIKWSLLK; the protein is encoded by the exons ATGCAGCGGCCCGAGGCCTGGCCACGTCCGCACCCGGGGGAGGGGGCCGCGGCTGCCCAGGCCGGGGGCCCGACGTCGCCCGCCGGAGCCGGGGAGCCCTCGGGGCTGCGG TTACAGGAACCTTCCCTCTACACCATCAAGGCTGTTTTCATCCTAGATAATGATGGGCGACGGCTGCTGGCCAAG TATTATGATGACACATTCCCATCCATGAAGGAGCAGATGGTTTTTGAGAAAAATGTCTTCAACAAGACCAGTAGGACTGAGA GTGAGATCGCATTTTTCGGGGGCATGACCATCGTCTACAAGAGCAGCATTGACCTCTTCCTGTATGTGGTGGGCTCATCCCATGAGAACGAG CTGATGCTCATGTCTGTTCTCACCTGCCTGTTTGAGTCTCTGAGCCACATATTAAG TGTGATTCTGGAAAGTGACCCTCAGCAAGTGATCCAGAAAGTGAATTTTAGG GCAGATGACAGCAGCCTAACTGAACAGAGTGTGACCCAG GTTCTGCAGTCTGCCAAGGAACAAATTAAATGGTCGTTACTGAAATGA
- the Copz2 gene encoding coatomer subunit zeta-2 isoform X1 gives MQRPEAWPRPHPGEGAAAAQAGGPTSPAGAGEPSGLRLQEPSLYTIKAVFILDNDGRRLLAKYYDDTFPSMKEQMVFEKNVFNKTSRTESEIAFFGGMTIVYKSSIDLFLYVVGSSHENELMLMSVLTCLFESLSHILRKNVEKRWLLENMDGAFLVLDEIVDGGVILESDPQQVIQKVNFRADDSSLTEQSVTQVLQSAKEQIKWSLLK, from the exons ATGCAGCGGCCCGAGGCCTGGCCACGTCCGCACCCGGGGGAGGGGGCCGCGGCTGCCCAGGCCGGGGGCCCGACGTCGCCCGCCGGAGCCGGGGAGCCCTCGGGGCTGCGG TTACAGGAACCTTCCCTCTACACCATCAAGGCTGTTTTCATCCTAGATAATGATGGGCGACGGCTGCTGGCCAAG TATTATGATGACACATTCCCATCCATGAAGGAGCAGATGGTTTTTGAGAAAAATGTCTTCAACAAGACCAGTAGGACTGAGA GTGAGATCGCATTTTTCGGGGGCATGACCATCGTCTACAAGAGCAGCATTGACCTCTTCCTGTATGTGGTGGGCTCATCCCATGAGAACGAG CTGATGCTCATGTCTGTTCTCACCTGCCTGTTTGAGTCTCTGAGCCACATATTAAG GAAGAATGTGGAGAAGCGCTGGTTGCTGGAGAACATGGATGGAGCCTTCTTGGTGCTGGATGAGATTGTGGATGGCGG TGTGATTCTGGAAAGTGACCCTCAGCAAGTGATCCAGAAAGTGAATTTTAGG GCAGATGACAGCAGCCTAACTGAACAGAGTGTGACCCAG GTTCTGCAGTCTGCCAAGGAACAAATTAAATGGTCGTTACTGAAATGA